TTGGCACCATGATGCTGTTGCAAGCAAATCCTTTGCTCAAAAAGCCATTCAGCTTTGGGGCGGAGACGTGAGTCCGCGAACTGCTACAGCTTATGATGCACTTCAAACAATTATCACTGGCTTGAGACAGGGTGACACCCGCGAGGAGTTGCAAAAGGCACTGTCTAATCCCGATTTTTCAGCTTTAGGAGCAACGGGAACGATTCAGTTTCCTAGAACAGGCGCGCGCCTCGTTGAGGCGCGCGCTTTGCGCGATGGGCAAAGCCCCGCCGTAGGCGATGCTCCCAAAGGGAGCCCCCCAAGGGATGATCGCAAGAGTGGAGTTTTTCTAGTCAAAATTGCGCCTTGCGATTCAAAACAGGCTTGCAATTCTAGCACTGGCTACCGTTTTAAACTTGTGCAGTAGTGACCACAAGAGTACTTCAACTTATTGGTTATTAACCCAAGGTGAGCTTCCAACGAACGCAATTCGTTGGAAGCTCACGTATATTTAAAGAAAAAACCATACCCTTGTTCTCTAGCCTGTGCAATTATGTCGAACCACTTTGCTCACGGTTATGCGTTACTAATTGGAGTTGGTAGAACTGTCGAATCCAGATATTCATTGCCTGTTACAGTCAAAGATGTGCAAGCGCTGAAGGCAGTGTTAATTGACCCAAATTTGTGTGCTTATTTAGATGATGCAGAACATATTTGCTTATTGCAGAATGAGCAGACGACGCGTAGCGCAATTTTGGCTGGACTAAGGTGGTTCATTGAGTTAGTTTAATTGAGCGCTTTAGCGCTACTACAAACCCATTATTTCTACATTAATATGGAAGACCGCGCAACTCTAGAACAAATACTTTCTACTGCTCGTATGGTGCTTGGGATACTGGAACAGCAAGCTGCAGGCTATACCAACTTGACTATTCCGGCTCACCTGAAGGTGGAATTAGAAGAGAAGCGCCAGGAAGTCACTAGCCTGGAGGCGCGGTTGAGCCAGTTACAGGGACGTCCGGCAACTTTGCCTGATAATTTACCTCGGTATGATGTTAATTTGCAACCCCAGAAAGCAAATCGGGAATTCAATCGCCAAGTTACGCAATTGCAACCGGAACTGGAGCGAAAAAGAAATGAACCAACAACACATCGGCTACCAGAAAGCAAGCAAAAGGAAGTTTTTATCTCCTACACCCACCGAGATGAGCACAGCAAATTATTTGTCGAGCAACTGGAGAAAGCATTTCAGGCGAAAGGCATCAAAATCATTCGAGATAAAAATGCAATCGGCTACAAAGAACGATTCCAAGAATTTATGCAGCGATTGAGTTGTGGCAAATCCGTGATTGTAGTAATCAGCGACCAATATTTGAAGTCCGAAAATTGCATGTATGAACTTGTTGAGATTGCCAAGAATGGAAAACTCTATAATCGAATTTTTCCCATAGTCTTAGCAGATGCCCAAATTTATAAGCCTATTGAAAGAATTAAATATATTAAGTATTGGGAAGAAAAAATTAAAGAGTTAGATCAAGCCATGAAAGAAGTTTCTGGGGCTAATTTGCACGGATTTCGAGAAGAAATTGATCTATATACCGAAATTCGCAATATGTTTGCTAGACTCACAAACCTGTTGAAAGATATGAATACTTTGACGCAAGATATTCATATACAATCAGAATTCGAGGCACTGCTCAAAGCGATTGAAGACAGTTTAGATGAGTAAGCTGAAAGTGATCGCACGGAGTGGCTTTAATAGAAGGCATTAGCCATTTATCGAGAGTTGGGGCATGACAAAAAAGAGGCGATCGCCCTCAACGTTCTGGCAGGACTCGCGCGATCGAAGAGGGGTGTCCGATAGGACGGGATGAGGTTAGTTTCATTGAGCGCTTCAGCGCCACTACAAACCCATTATTTCTACACCAATATGGAAGACCGCGCAACCCTAGAACAAATGCTTTCTACCGCCCGGATGGTGCTTGGGGTACTGGGACAGCAGGCTGCAGGCTATACCAACTTGACTATTCCGGCTCACCTGAAGGTGGAATTAGAAAAGAAGCGCCAGGAGGTGACTAGCCTGGAGGCGCGGTTGAGCCAGTTACAGGGAGTGCATCCGGCAACTTTGCCTGATAATTTGCCCCGCTATACCGATGTATTTGTGGGAAGAAAACAAGAAATTGCCCGTTGTTTAGAAGCACTGTCACCGGATGATCGCGGTTGGGGTGTGGCAATTGACGGTATTGGTGGTATGGGCAAGACGGCGTTGGCGCTGGAGGTGGCGCACCGTGCCCGTGAGCAAGCCTTATTTGATGCCTACCTGTTTGCTTCTGCCAAAACAACTTGGCTCTCAGCTGAGGGAGTGCGGCAAGAAACCCTCACCCTGTCTTCTCTCGATAGCTTTTGCCGGGAATTTGCCAAAGGGTTAGGGCTGGCAGAGATTGTGAATATGAATGATGCCACAGCGCGCCGCCGCGCTTTGCTTGATGCCTTGCGGGGACGACGCGCTTTGCTCATTTGGGATAACCTGGAAACGCTGAACACAGAAGAACGCGAGATGATTGCTGAGTTTCTGCGGAAACTGCCCACCCCCAACAAAGCCATCATCACTAGTCGCCGCCGCACTGGGGAAAGCGCCCTCACGATCCGTTTAGATCGTCTTTCGGAAGTAGAGGCTGTGGAGTTAATGTGGGCAAAGGGACGGCTATACCCCCGCCTTGCCCAGGAACTAAAGGCAACCAAGCCAGAAATATTGAGTGCTTTGTATAATGCTGCTGGTGGCAACCCCCTGGCGCTGGATTGGACGCTGGGACAGGTAGCGCACAAAGGCTGTTCCATAAGCGTTGCCCTAGAGCGGTTGCGGAATGCTGCCAACTCTGCGGATCTCTACGGGTTTTTATTTGCTGATGCTGCCCGTGATCTCTCCAAGAATGATCGCACAGTGTTGTCTGCCCTGGCTGTATTCCGGACACCTGCAACAACAGCCGCCCTGGCAGATGCGACGAATTTAGTTGTCAACGAGATCCAAGTTTCTGTAGAACGGTTGGTCACTCTATCTTTGGTGAATGACTTGGATGGAGAACGATTTGGACTGCACCCCCTTACCCGCACCTATGTCCGGGCAGCTTTGGACGGAACAGACACTGTTGGAGTGCAGCCCCTAGCGAGTGGTATCCGGTTTGACTCTGCTGCCCAACGCAAAGTCCTGCGCTACTGGGTGGACTATGCCCAGAAGTATGGGGGCGACGATAAAGATGCCTATCAAACCTATGACAAGTTAGAAGCCGAGTGGCAGAATTTGGAGGGGGTAGCAACAACCCTACGGGAAATGGCAGGCATCCCCAGCGCGCTGAAAGACCGACAAGCTGCCCAGATGCTGATCGATTTGGAAAACGCTTTGTATCAGTTCCTCTGGTTTCGAGGTTACTGGGATGAGCGGGTGCGCTTGGGTGAGTGGCGATATCAGGCAGGGCTAGCGCTAAGTCAATGGAGCGATGCTGGTTGGGGTGCTTATAATGTTGCTTGGATTTACAACTCTCGGGCAGAGACAGAACAAGCAGCAAGTTGGGCAGCCCGGATGGCGGAGGTGATGGAACGAGGTGGCAACCTTCGGAATAAGGCTACTACAATTCAGTTGCAAGGACTTATTGCAAAGCAACGTCAGGACTATGCAGAGGCGGAGCGGCTATATCAAGATGCATTAGCAATTTACCGGGAGTTGGGGGAGGAAAAAGATGAGGCGATCGCCCTCAATGATCTGGGAGGAGTCGCGCAATTGCAGGGACACTATGATCGGGCAGAGTCCTACTACAAGCAAGCATTGGCGATCGCTGAAAAGTTGGGTTTGAAACAAGAGGAAGCTTATATTTCTGGCAACTTGGGACTTCTAGCCCTTAACCGCAACCGCCCTACAGAAGCCCGCCTCTGGTACGAGCGTGAGTTAGATCTGGCGCAGGAGGTGGGGCGGCAAGAGTTGGTGGCTCATGCTCAAGAGGGGCTGGCGCGGGTTCTAGAGGAGGAGGGGCGCTACGCAGAGGCGCTACCCTTCGCACAGGCTGCTTTGGAAATCCGGGAGCGCCTGCGCGATCAGAACTTGGAGTTTTCGCGCGGGTTGGTTGAGCGGTTGCGGGGTAAGATCTAATACGGTTTCACTTTAAGGTTGATACAAATATAGAGCAGGGGGCAGGGAGCGGGGAGCAGAGGGAAAGAATTAGAGACCAATCATTTGTATCAGGCATTTCGTGAAATGGTATAATCCAAAACTTGTCATTGCAAGCGAAACGGAGTGTAGCGTGTCCGCATTGGTGTTAAGTTAACGTTTAACCATTGATTCCATGTTGGTTTTACCCCACCCCTTAAGAGTACTCCAAGTAAAAAAATGCCCAATTGTCATTGCGAATGGAGCGAAGCGGAATGAAGCAATCGCAAAGAGTTTGAGATTGCTGAGTCCTTCGGACACGCTACGCGAACGCTACACTCCGTTTCGCTCGCAATGACAAATTTTGGATCATTTATTTTTTGGAACACTCTAATCCCTTACCAAGGGGAGGGGAGGTTTTGGCATCAGACAAAACCGGGGTGGGGTGGAGCGAGATTGTGGGCATTCAGGAGAGCATGATCTAGCCTATTTATAAGGGTTTTAGCTTAAGTTGACACGTATGAACTCACGTTAACCCAAACAAGCCACATCTTCCTGTACCGACGAGTTGAGCAGTGTCCACAACTGCAAATCAGTAAAATCTGAAATTGTCAGAAATGCCCCTATTGCTGCAAGAACTTTTGAGTCCTGAGTGGATGTGACGCCAATAGTACGAATACCAGCACCAACAGCAGAACGAACTCCAGAGGGAGAATCTTCTAGTGCTATTGCTTGTTCTGCCGTGATGCCTAACCTACTCAGAGCAACTTGATAAGGTGCAGGATCTGGTTTACCTGCTATCTCATCCTCTGCTATGACAACTGTATCAAATGCTTCTTTTATTCCCAAGACTTCTAGCATGAATTGGACATTTAATCTAGGAGCGTTGGTGACTAAAGCACGTTTGAGTTGGTGCGTGTCTGTCCATGCTAGGAGTTCAGAAAATCCATCCAGTGGTTTAAGAAGATTTTTGGCTTGTTGGCGGAAAAGCGCTTCTTTTTCGTCTGCAAACTTTGCGCCTTCTTCTGGTGATAATTGTGGCAGTAAGTCTTCTATGATTTGTGGATTCGTCCGCCCGCTAATTCGAGATTTGTAAAATGCTTCATCAATGTCCATGCCGTAGCCTAACAGCATTTCCCGCCAAGCTTGGTAGTGTATAGGGTCAGTGTTGGCGATCGTTCCATCTAGGTCAAACAGAATTGCAGCTAGCATGGTTTTATAGGGTGTAAACTCTTGTAAAGTTTCATTACATAGTTTACATTGTTTTGTCTGACTTTGTAATTCTGTCTGCACTCTTAGGAAGAAGAAACTATAATTAGGCATCCAAATGACAACCTATGGTAGCTAGCACGAGTAAGGACAGACAAGTCATGCCCCTACTCGTTTCCTTTGTGTTTGTGAGAAAATTTTCTGTAGATTCCAATGTCAACCGCCAAAAATTCTTTTCGCGTCGATGCTCTACAAGTACAGGTTTATAACTCTGAAGTCGAACTGGCGCAGGATGTAGCGGAAATTGCACAAAAACATTTACAGCACACGCTTGAGCAAAAAGATGCTGCGGCTTTATTGCTGGCGACAGGCAACTCCCAAATTCAATTTCTTGATGCTTTGATAGCATTGGGTGATGTAGATTGGTCGCGAATTACCTGTTTCCATCTCGATGAATACTTGGGTATTTCCGCTGACCATTCTGCTAGTTTCCGTTACTATTTACGGGAATATGTTGAAAAGCGGGTTCGTCCCAAGGAATTCCACTATATAGAAGGTGATGCGCTCCAACCTTTAGCCCAATGCTCGCGCTACACCAAACTCCTGCAAGCACAACCTATTGATTTGTGTTGTCTTGGTGTTGGTGAAAACGGACACCTAGCTTTTAACGACCCAGCAGTAGCGGATTTTAATGATCCCTTGACACTGAAACTGGTGAAGCTGGATACTGTAAACCGCCAGCAACAAGTCAACACAGGGTCTTTTCCAAATTTGGAAAGTGTGCCGCAATACGCTTTTACTGTCACCATTCCAATGATTTGTTCTGCCAAAAAAATCATTTGTCTTGCATCAGCAAAGCGCAAGGCGAAGATAGTCAAACAGATATTGGAGGGCGATATCACCACAGATTGTCCCGCTTCTATTCTCCGTACACAACCGCAGGCGACGTTGTTTTTGGATGTAGATTCTGCGGCTTTATTAAAGAGTGAAGAGTGAACAAACAAGGGCGACGAGAGAATGGAATATAGCGGTTTCCAATTGCATAGATGACAATCTGATTTTTTGTGGGATGGGCGATATGAGTCGTCCTTACAGCTATTTTTAACCTGAGGGAAAAAACGCTTCCTTAATTGCCTGGGTGATTTGCTCTAGGTCGCTTTCATCCATCGGCAGTGGCGTCACTCCTTCCTCAGGTTCAAAGGAAATTTCTTGCCATTCACTGATGGGAATCTTTTGTTTCTCCAAACTCTGTAGCTCATCTAGCGTAGCGAAGACCATCCAAACCGAAAAGTCCGTGATCCGCAGTAACACCT
The sequence above is a segment of the Mastigocladopsis repens PCC 10914 genome. Coding sequences within it:
- a CDS encoding toll/interleukin-1 receptor domain-containing protein: MEDRATLEQILSTARMVLGILEQQAAGYTNLTIPAHLKVELEEKRQEVTSLEARLSQLQGRPATLPDNLPRYDVNLQPQKANREFNRQVTQLQPELERKRNEPTTHRLPESKQKEVFISYTHRDEHSKLFVEQLEKAFQAKGIKIIRDKNAIGYKERFQEFMQRLSCGKSVIVVISDQYLKSENCMYELVEIAKNGKLYNRIFPIVLADAQIYKPIERIKYIKYWEEKIKELDQAMKEVSGANLHGFREEIDLYTEIRNMFARLTNLLKDMNTLTQDIHIQSEFEALLKAIEDSLDE
- a CDS encoding HAD family hydrolase gives rise to the protein MLAAILFDLDGTIANTDPIHYQAWREMLLGYGMDIDEAFYKSRISGRTNPQIIEDLLPQLSPEEGAKFADEKEALFRQQAKNLLKPLDGFSELLAWTDTHQLKRALVTNAPRLNVQFMLEVLGIKEAFDTVVIAEDEIAGKPDPAPYQVALSRLGITAEQAIALEDSPSGVRSAVGAGIRTIGVTSTQDSKVLAAIGAFLTISDFTDLQLWTLLNSSVQEDVACLG
- a CDS encoding tetratricopeptide repeat protein, with the translated sequence MEDRATLEQMLSTARMVLGVLGQQAAGYTNLTIPAHLKVELEKKRQEVTSLEARLSQLQGVHPATLPDNLPRYTDVFVGRKQEIARCLEALSPDDRGWGVAIDGIGGMGKTALALEVAHRAREQALFDAYLFASAKTTWLSAEGVRQETLTLSSLDSFCREFAKGLGLAEIVNMNDATARRRALLDALRGRRALLIWDNLETLNTEEREMIAEFLRKLPTPNKAIITSRRRTGESALTIRLDRLSEVEAVELMWAKGRLYPRLAQELKATKPEILSALYNAAGGNPLALDWTLGQVAHKGCSISVALERLRNAANSADLYGFLFADAARDLSKNDRTVLSALAVFRTPATTAALADATNLVVNEIQVSVERLVTLSLVNDLDGERFGLHPLTRTYVRAALDGTDTVGVQPLASGIRFDSAAQRKVLRYWVDYAQKYGGDDKDAYQTYDKLEAEWQNLEGVATTLREMAGIPSALKDRQAAQMLIDLENALYQFLWFRGYWDERVRLGEWRYQAGLALSQWSDAGWGAYNVAWIYNSRAETEQAASWAARMAEVMERGGNLRNKATTIQLQGLIAKQRQDYAEAERLYQDALAIYRELGEEKDEAIALNDLGGVAQLQGHYDRAESYYKQALAIAEKLGLKQEEAYISGNLGLLALNRNRPTEARLWYERELDLAQEVGRQELVAHAQEGLARVLEEEGRYAEALPFAQAALEIRERLRDQNLEFSRGLVERLRGKI
- a CDS encoding glucosamine-6-phosphate deaminase, with translation MSTAKNSFRVDALQVQVYNSEVELAQDVAEIAQKHLQHTLEQKDAAALLLATGNSQIQFLDALIALGDVDWSRITCFHLDEYLGISADHSASFRYYLREYVEKRVRPKEFHYIEGDALQPLAQCSRYTKLLQAQPIDLCCLGVGENGHLAFNDPAVADFNDPLTLKLVKLDTVNRQQQVNTGSFPNLESVPQYAFTVTIPMICSAKKIICLASAKRKAKIVKQILEGDITTDCPASILRTQPQATLFLDVDSAALLKSEE